From Actinoplanes oblitus, a single genomic window includes:
- a CDS encoding L-rhamnose mutarotase, producing the protein MTHVCFTLQVDPARLDAYRQAHAAVWPGMLKALHETGWRNYRLFLRPDGLLVGTLETEDLAAAQAAMARTEVNARWQAAMAEFFPVLGELRPDEGMVVLDQIFHLEEQLARCDRAVEPGR; encoded by the coding sequence GTGACCCATGTCTGCTTCACGCTCCAGGTGGACCCGGCCAGACTGGATGCCTATCGCCAGGCGCATGCCGCTGTCTGGCCCGGCATGCTCAAGGCCTTGCACGAGACCGGCTGGCGAAACTATCGGCTGTTCCTGCGCCCGGACGGCTTGCTCGTCGGGACGTTGGAGACCGAGGATCTCGCCGCGGCTCAGGCCGCCATGGCGCGGACCGAGGTCAATGCTCGCTGGCAGGCTGCGATGGCCGAGTTCTTCCCGGTTCTGGGCGAGCTCCGCCCCGACGAGGGTATGGTCGTGCTCGACCAGATCTTCCACCTCGAGGAGCAGCTGGCGCGCTGCGATCGAGCCGTCGAGCCCGGGAGATGA
- a CDS encoding Mth938-like domain-containing protein, whose translation MADSPRILDVSWGKMAVEGLPEGKDFKLWPGGGRPWDWTETGTRHDPGIQPADVAELLDHGATVLVLSRGMDSVLRVDPATVQMLRQRDVEVHVAETTEAVRIYNELAGAVAVGGLFHSTC comes from the coding sequence ATGGCGGATTCGCCGAGGATCCTGGACGTGTCGTGGGGAAAGATGGCGGTCGAGGGGCTGCCCGAGGGCAAGGATTTCAAGCTGTGGCCGGGCGGTGGGCGGCCGTGGGACTGGACCGAGACCGGAACCCGGCACGACCCCGGCATCCAGCCGGCCGACGTCGCCGAGTTGCTCGATCACGGAGCCACGGTCCTGGTGTTGTCCCGGGGGATGGACTCGGTGCTGCGGGTGGATCCGGCGACGGTGCAGATGCTGCGGCAGCGGGACGTCGAGGTGCACGTGGCGGAGACCACCGAGGCGGTGCGGATCTACAACGAGTTGGCCGGTGCGGTGGCGGTCGGTGGGCTCTTCCACTCGACCTGCTGA
- a CDS encoding SDR family NAD(P)-dependent oxidoreductase, whose protein sequence is MTSRIALVTGATQGLGTALAAGLAQRLGAADTVYLTGRDAARVGAAAASLPAHPAEVRGEVLDVSDPESVAGLAAELERRHGGVDIVFSNAVMRVGPDDDPRAIIDDYAQVNDFGTTRVLRAFAPLTRDGGRLIVVASSLGTLTFLAPVLHRHFDGLPSLDAVDAATADWCDQVRDGRARAGAWPGFVNIPSKIAQVAAVRALAHERRESDAGRGILLAAACPGMMNTPTSALWWDVSDAPTPARAAVPLLSLALDPIKPDHYGELVRDGVVLPWRP, encoded by the coding sequence ATGACTTCTCGGATCGCCCTGGTCACCGGGGCTACTCAGGGGCTCGGCACGGCGTTGGCGGCGGGCCTCGCGCAGCGCCTGGGCGCCGCCGACACCGTCTACCTGACCGGCCGCGACGCGGCCCGGGTGGGCGCGGCCGCCGCTTCCCTTCCGGCTCACCCCGCTGAGGTGCGCGGTGAGGTGCTGGACGTGTCCGACCCGGAGTCGGTCGCCGGTCTCGCCGCCGAGCTGGAGCGCCGCCACGGTGGCGTCGACATCGTCTTCAGCAACGCGGTGATGCGTGTCGGCCCGGATGACGACCCACGCGCGATCATCGACGACTACGCGCAGGTCAACGACTTCGGGACCACCCGGGTGCTGCGCGCCTTCGCTCCCCTGACGCGCGACGGCGGCCGGCTGATCGTGGTGGCCAGCTCGCTCGGCACTCTCACCTTCCTGGCCCCCGTGCTGCATCGCCACTTCGACGGACTGCCCTCACTCGACGCGGTCGACGCCGCCACCGCCGACTGGTGTGATCAGGTCCGCGACGGCCGTGCCCGAGCCGGCGCCTGGCCCGGATTCGTCAACATCCCGTCCAAGATCGCGCAGGTCGCCGCCGTCCGAGCGCTCGCCCACGAGCGACGGGAGTCCGACGCCGGACGCGGCATCCTGCTCGCCGCCGCCTGCCCCGGCATGATGAACACACCCACCTCCGCCCTCTGGTGGGACGTCAGCGACGCGCCCACTCCGGCCCGGGCCGCGGTGCCGCTGCTCTCCCTGGCACTGGATCCGATCAAACCCGACCACTACGGCGAGCTCGTCCGCGACGGCGTCGTCCTCCCGTGGCGCCCGTGA
- a CDS encoding LysR family transcriptional regulator yields MAITDASLVALRVFREVAERGTFTAAATALGYTQSAVSRQIAALERAVGADLLERRHEGVRLTSAGRIVLRRAVAVAEQVDAAARELAGLPGAGGRVRLGWFTSAGAGLVPRALSELRRAHPGVTVTSREASTPALIRALRAGSLDVAVIATEPPHRPPDTEAPPLRMRVLTDRSLMVAVPATHPLAGGSYVDVSELRGQEWIAGQSSGGERLMGVWPGLDERPVVAHVARDWLAKLHLVAAGCGLTTIPPLLAGAVPDGVRVLPVHGGPEEGRRMTLAWVHDPLPPAAARLAEALQAAATVEIGEG; encoded by the coding sequence ATGGCGATCACGGACGCGTCGTTGGTAGCGTTGCGAGTGTTCCGGGAGGTGGCGGAGCGCGGCACCTTCACCGCCGCGGCGACCGCGTTGGGATACACGCAGTCCGCGGTCTCCCGGCAGATCGCGGCTCTGGAGCGAGCCGTGGGGGCGGATCTTCTGGAGCGACGGCACGAGGGGGTGAGGCTGACTTCGGCGGGGCGGATCGTGTTGCGCCGTGCGGTCGCGGTGGCCGAGCAGGTCGACGCGGCGGCGCGCGAACTGGCCGGCCTGCCTGGTGCGGGCGGCCGGGTGCGGCTTGGCTGGTTCACCAGCGCCGGCGCGGGACTGGTGCCACGTGCGTTGAGCGAGTTGCGGCGTGCGCACCCCGGAGTGACAGTGACCAGCCGTGAAGCGTCCACGCCCGCGCTGATCCGTGCCCTGCGCGCGGGGAGCCTCGACGTGGCCGTGATCGCGACGGAGCCGCCGCACCGGCCACCGGACACCGAGGCGCCGCCGTTGCGGATGCGGGTGTTGACCGACCGCAGCTTGATGGTCGCGGTGCCGGCCACGCATCCGTTGGCCGGCGGTTCCTACGTGGACGTGTCGGAGTTGCGGGGCCAGGAGTGGATCGCTGGGCAGAGTTCGGGTGGTGAGCGACTGATGGGCGTGTGGCCGGGGCTCGACGAGCGGCCGGTGGTCGCGCATGTGGCTCGCGATTGGCTGGCCAAGCTGCATCTGGTCGCGGCCGGGTGTGGGCTGACGACGATCCCGCCGCTGCTGGCCGGTGCGGTGCCGGACGGGGTGCGGGTGTTGCCCGTGCATGGTGGTCCGGAGGAAGGGCGGCGGATGACCCTGGCCTGGGTGCATGATCCGCTGCCACCGGCGGCGGCGCGGCTGGCCGAGGCACTCCAGGCCGCGGCCACTGTGGAGATCGGAGAGGGGTGA